One Bdellovibrio bacteriovorus str. Tiberius DNA segment encodes these proteins:
- a CDS encoding Calx-beta domain-containing protein yields MDASLSPLLSENQVLRKIIVEAAGKTINLDEGIGHQITLAVETPSVPGITLKPEDLQWSLNDEDGDFEASAGTLIVQPGLTSISFIIKPLRDGEIEADETFQLRFSGEKFENLDSSVITFVVKDKTTRAKIASAASLDFGPQLKDTVIERSVTFTNSGDAAAQGFAPAALSAPFGFKGGAFPGSGGTCSSTLNGHATCTVVVTYSPTEVNTHSQTLTWNYTNPDLADSDSLSITGLGVEVAAVLGGRPANPSNVDDLDITVSGTNVTHYRYKVGPQSSTDCTVAAGYSAETAINTKIEDSLTALANQNLKICAIGKDSNNFWQPVTSATSYVWNYDTLRPAVVISQKTGQIDPTNALPVRFSLVFSEPIAESTLTDSDVNFTGSALVSGHTLTKIDSTHYDLTVSAVDNNGVIQPVINADKFSDLAGNLNTLSTATDNQVTYDTMAPALPTSLTWQQSSPTKTSPVTAQWSLSASTDIAEQKIQYYKDASCLLLDGSAVALTTSATSRSFVGADGETYSYNITVIDTSGNVSVSACSTALLMDRTAPTLLSFSPVTSVRSSLPASVTVTFNEDMLASSMESLSNWGIACSGSGVVSLAGVSAASATSAVVNLTVSTAPANAEVCTLTAKATLTDVAGNALAAAGTVSYTLDLPGTVLSVTSSLANGSYKAGQVVPVSVQFTEAVTVAGGNPELLIETGSTDQVATYVSGSGSGTNTLVFNYTVQAGDNSSDLDYESINALNLNGSTLKDSFGNDMILTLPAPGTTGSLAANKNIVIDTLAPDAFVIGGVTGGTDSTQDEWLTNGSTATAHWAAATGSTQYLVEIRNSDASASVCAQQTVATTSHTFTGCTLANGTQYTVRVSARDAVGNFTNATNNDFIFNVNTSAVIATVTGQPSGKTNQTTLNIDVAGADVQTYRYKVGTSASTNCAVATGYSADVPVATNITDSVSGLGNTDIKVCVIGKNSAAVEQALTSATSVTWTQDLVAPTLTINQKSGQADPTNTLPLEFTIVASEAVNNFAVADITQSGSATGITWSLTTSDNITWSLKATAITGPGTLIPSITANKLTDVAGNNNTASTSTDNQITYETTKPSLTINQAAGQTDPTNALPIEFTVVFTEAINPSTFVAADITQGGTASGITWSLTTADNITWTLEATAVTTAGTLIPSITAGKVSDPAGNTNNASSTTDATVTYDITAPVNAASLAWQQTTPTNTTSLVAQWTKSTSTDLASQKVRFYTGTACNTYTGTENAATSAATTSNFTGANGTTYTYQVISTDTAGNSITSACSSALVVDTTVPTVTNVTSNKTNGSYTVGEVIDVRVTFSENVTVTGTPLIALNTTPARSASYASGSGTTVLVFNYTVVATDTAADLNYAATNSLTISSATIRDAAANNATLTLPGTAAAGSLGTNKNIVIDTTAPSITAFTVTNATPTNSTTFNITSTVSGSPTTYCIMENNTTVASCTWTAGATLPTTFTVTTVNEAKTLYAWVKDTAGNVSAMASSASITFDNTPPTATLSGQPTGSSSKYLLNIDVNGSGVVAYKYKLGVAGSTDCTVASGYSSSEVVHTTNITDNIAGVANGSIKVCVVGKDAAGNWQTYAAATTATWTKNSPAIQFTNTTSSVSEYNDPTHTVAVSIPTAVDIAVSVSYAYTNGSAPTATMGNDYTAVNGTATIAAGSTSVNISIPILDNSTEENDETFKITLSGPVGGSLGANTVHTVTITDDEAPPLVTIQDVYVVEGAATSLMATLSHPTDKGAVAINWTRDTCAGVDCATSGTDYTMAVTSGTASVPSGSTSITFGSLTTINNAADELYKRIPIKITGITGGTSYISNADIYINDNDSPAGKDATDVVIGDNHTCAVTSNGNVYCWGHNGAGALGQGNYYPSSSPLQVSLPAPAVSIASHYNNVCAALNTGALYCWGQGNHGTYPGGGFTGTNSLSTRLLPTLVTGMSSGVTQVSVGWGNSCAIQNGAVYCWGIKEGGILGDPATASATMVPVAIPSLNTGVTKIVNGQFHACAIKAGALYCWGQNSNGEVGVGSIAVVSTPTAIAGLGTVTDVWAGYYGTCAKNSSNQVYCWGNNSDNQLVSNTTADVTSPLLMAELAGSTDIYYGIQFCAAIAGDLHCRGRNYFGEAGINQPTGTSVIPLTPVVGGAGGVTAVAGSTGAHTCFVRSGQVYCTGFSGFGQHGDTQTLQSNAHVLSPKFSGASSISLFTEHACGIFSGAVKCLGDSYYNKTGNLLTDRIYQAPTQVKNLTSGATKIVTTSVGSCAIVSGGVQCWGRNYIRASGSTSGNPNVPAGLSSGVTELAMSMGSTVCAVAGGKLYCWGQVDIIPYFDLAADFYYAPVEITSAGTNNVSVTMGRHHGCVLKADKTVWCTGYNSQGQLGMGDNTDRPGLHQVAGLTNVDELQASSYGTCARIGTTSIKCWGQTTGNGTTTSAKTPIDIGSFTNVTRLVSGYTNHCAINNGAAYCWGFNRYDQHGLNDYQTNEYHYSPTALTSLNAFGTVTDLEVRGSYGICGKVGTNWYCSGIDTNSELGTNRKPFRLAPVSMGPFPN; encoded by the coding sequence ATGGATGCTTCGTTGTCCCCTCTGCTCAGCGAAAATCAAGTTCTTCGAAAAATCATCGTTGAAGCTGCCGGCAAAACCATCAACCTGGATGAAGGCATTGGCCATCAGATCACACTGGCGGTGGAAACCCCGTCTGTTCCCGGCATCACCCTGAAACCTGAAGACCTGCAATGGAGTCTGAACGACGAAGACGGCGACTTTGAAGCTTCCGCAGGCACCCTGATTGTGCAACCAGGCCTGACCTCGATCAGCTTTATCATCAAACCTTTGCGCGACGGCGAAATCGAAGCCGATGAAACTTTCCAACTGCGCTTTTCCGGTGAAAAATTCGAAAACCTTGATAGCAGCGTGATCACTTTTGTCGTAAAAGACAAAACCACCCGCGCGAAAATTGCCTCGGCTGCAAGTCTGGATTTCGGTCCGCAGTTGAAAGACACCGTCATTGAAAGGTCCGTGACCTTCACAAATTCTGGTGATGCGGCAGCGCAGGGGTTTGCACCGGCAGCTTTGTCTGCTCCTTTTGGGTTTAAGGGCGGCGCTTTCCCGGGTTCCGGTGGCACGTGTTCAAGCACCCTGAACGGACACGCAACCTGTACCGTGGTGGTGACTTACAGTCCAACTGAAGTGAACACTCATTCCCAGACTTTGACTTGGAACTATACCAATCCCGATCTGGCAGACAGTGATTCCTTAAGCATTACAGGTCTTGGGGTTGAGGTCGCTGCCGTGCTGGGCGGTCGCCCTGCAAATCCAAGCAACGTGGATGATCTGGATATCACCGTATCAGGTACCAACGTGACTCACTATCGTTACAAAGTCGGCCCGCAATCCAGCACTGATTGTACGGTGGCTGCCGGCTATTCTGCTGAAACCGCAATCAACACTAAAATCGAAGACAGCCTGACCGCCCTTGCGAATCAGAATTTGAAAATCTGCGCGATCGGTAAAGACTCTAATAACTTCTGGCAGCCGGTGACGTCGGCTACAAGCTATGTCTGGAACTATGACACCCTTCGCCCCGCAGTGGTGATCAGCCAGAAAACCGGTCAGATCGATCCGACCAACGCTTTGCCAGTGCGTTTTTCGTTGGTGTTTAGTGAACCCATTGCAGAATCCACTTTGACGGATTCAGATGTGAACTTCACGGGCTCAGCCCTGGTCAGTGGCCACACTCTGACTAAAATCGACAGCACTCACTATGACCTGACCGTATCAGCAGTAGATAACAACGGCGTGATCCAGCCGGTGATCAATGCGGATAAGTTCTCTGACCTTGCGGGCAATCTGAACACTTTATCCACCGCCACAGACAATCAGGTTACTTATGATACGATGGCTCCGGCCCTGCCGACTTCATTGACCTGGCAGCAATCCTCCCCGACCAAAACAAGCCCTGTGACCGCTCAGTGGAGTCTTTCCGCATCCACCGACATCGCCGAACAAAAGATCCAGTATTATAAGGACGCGAGCTGTCTTTTGCTGGATGGGTCTGCGGTGGCTCTTACGACCTCTGCAACTTCGCGCAGCTTCGTGGGCGCCGATGGTGAAACATACAGTTACAACATCACGGTGATCGACACCTCTGGCAACGTTTCGGTTTCAGCGTGTTCAACGGCCCTGCTGATGGATCGCACAGCGCCAACGTTGCTGTCCTTCAGCCCCGTCACCAGCGTTCGTTCCAGCTTGCCGGCCTCTGTGACAGTGACCTTTAACGAAGACATGCTGGCTTCTTCGATGGAGTCTTTAAGCAACTGGGGCATCGCTTGCTCTGGCAGCGGCGTGGTTTCTTTGGCGGGTGTTTCTGCTGCTTCCGCAACCTCGGCCGTTGTGAATTTGACCGTATCTACAGCTCCGGCAAATGCCGAGGTCTGCACCTTGACGGCGAAAGCAACCCTGACCGACGTTGCTGGAAATGCTCTGGCCGCGGCCGGAACAGTTTCTTACACTCTAGATCTTCCAGGCACCGTGCTTTCAGTGACTTCGTCATTGGCAAACGGCAGCTATAAAGCAGGCCAGGTTGTTCCGGTATCCGTGCAGTTCACCGAAGCTGTGACTGTGGCTGGTGGAAATCCTGAATTATTGATTGAAACCGGATCCACTGATCAAGTGGCGACCTATGTCAGTGGCAGTGGCAGCGGCACCAACACGTTGGTCTTTAACTACACCGTTCAAGCGGGCGACAATTCTTCTGATCTTGATTATGAGTCCATCAATGCGTTGAATTTAAATGGCAGCACCCTGAAAGACAGCTTCGGCAACGATATGATTCTGACTCTGCCCGCTCCGGGAACGACGGGATCCTTGGCTGCGAATAAAAATATCGTTATCGATACGCTTGCTCCTGACGCCTTTGTTATCGGCGGCGTGACTGGTGGAACTGATTCCACTCAGGATGAATGGCTGACCAACGGATCCACGGCCACGGCTCATTGGGCGGCGGCCACGGGCAGCACCCAGTATCTGGTGGAAATTCGCAATAGCGATGCCTCGGCCTCCGTCTGCGCGCAACAAACGGTGGCGACGACGTCCCACACCTTCACCGGATGCACGCTGGCAAATGGCACTCAGTACACGGTCCGCGTTTCTGCCCGTGATGCTGTCGGCAACTTTACAAATGCCACTAACAACGACTTTATCTTTAATGTGAACACGTCCGCGGTGATTGCAACCGTCACTGGTCAGCCGTCTGGTAAAACCAATCAAACGACTTTGAATATTGATGTTGCGGGCGCAGATGTTCAGACCTATCGCTATAAAGTCGGAACGTCTGCTTCCACGAATTGTGCGGTCGCGACGGGCTATTCTGCCGACGTGCCAGTGGCAACCAATATCACTGATTCTGTCAGTGGTTTGGGTAACACAGATATCAAGGTCTGCGTGATCGGTAAGAACTCTGCCGCTGTAGAGCAGGCTTTGACATCAGCAACAAGTGTCACTTGGACTCAGGATCTTGTGGCGCCGACCTTGACCATCAACCAAAAATCCGGTCAGGCCGATCCAACCAACACCCTGCCACTGGAATTCACGATCGTAGCCAGCGAGGCCGTTAACAATTTTGCCGTCGCCGACATTACTCAGTCCGGATCTGCCACTGGTATTACGTGGTCTTTGACGACCTCGGACAATATCACCTGGTCTTTGAAAGCAACGGCGATCACGGGTCCGGGCACTCTGATTCCATCCATCACCGCCAATAAACTGACGGATGTGGCGGGCAATAACAACACTGCCAGCACCAGCACCGACAATCAGATCACCTATGAAACTACAAAACCGTCCCTGACGATCAATCAGGCCGCTGGTCAAACCGACCCGACAAATGCATTGCCAATTGAATTCACCGTGGTCTTTACGGAAGCCATCAATCCAAGCACCTTTGTTGCCGCCGACATCACCCAAGGTGGTACGGCATCCGGTATCACCTGGAGTCTGACAACAGCCGACAATATCACTTGGACCCTGGAAGCCACCGCGGTGACCACTGCAGGTACATTGATCCCGTCCATCACAGCCGGTAAAGTCAGTGACCCTGCCGGAAACACGAACAACGCTTCATCCACCACCGATGCCACAGTGACCTACGATATCACGGCCCCGGTGAATGCGGCTTCCCTGGCTTGGCAGCAGACAACACCGACCAATACCACATCCCTTGTGGCTCAGTGGACGAAATCAACCAGTACGGATCTGGCTTCACAAAAAGTGCGCTTCTATACGGGCACTGCTTGTAACACTTATACCGGCACTGAAAACGCTGCGACCAGTGCTGCCACCACTTCCAACTTTACCGGAGCGAACGGCACGACTTACACCTATCAGGTTATTTCCACCGACACGGCCGGAAATTCGATCACGTCGGCTTGTTCCAGTGCCTTGGTTGTTGATACGACCGTTCCTACGGTGACGAATGTGACTTCCAATAAAACCAATGGTTCCTATACTGTGGGTGAAGTGATCGACGTGCGTGTGACCTTCAGTGAAAACGTGACTGTCACGGGCACCCCGCTGATTGCTTTGAATACGACCCCCGCCCGCTCGGCTTCCTATGCCTCGGGTTCTGGCACCACGGTTTTGGTATTTAACTATACGGTTGTAGCCACAGACACCGCGGCGGACCTGAACTATGCTGCCACGAATTCGTTGACGATCAGTTCAGCCACCATCCGCGATGCGGCGGCAAACAATGCGACCCTGACTTTGCCTGGCACTGCCGCGGCGGGATCATTGGGCACGAACAAAAATATCGTTATTGATACGACGGCTCCAAGTATCACGGCCTTCACCGTGACCAATGCGACACCGACGAACAGCACGACCTTCAATATCACTTCCACGGTCAGTGGTTCACCGACAACTTATTGTATTATGGAAAACAACACCACCGTGGCGTCCTGTACCTGGACGGCGGGGGCCACCTTGCCGACAACATTCACAGTCACAACGGTGAATGAGGCAAAAACCCTGTATGCCTGGGTGAAAGATACTGCGGGCAACGTCAGTGCGATGGCAAGTTCTGCTTCCATCACCTTTGACAATACACCTCCGACGGCCACCCTTTCCGGGCAGCCTACGGGCTCAAGTTCAAAATATCTTCTGAATATTGACGTTAATGGCAGTGGTGTCGTTGCATATAAATACAAACTGGGTGTTGCAGGTTCCACGGATTGTACGGTGGCTTCGGGCTATTCTTCTTCTGAGGTTGTTCACACCACCAATATCACCGACAATATCGCGGGCGTTGCCAATGGCAGTATCAAAGTGTGCGTGGTGGGTAAAGATGCTGCGGGCAATTGGCAGACTTATGCCGCTGCGACGACGGCGACGTGGACGAAGAATTCTCCGGCGATTCAGTTTACGAACACCACGTCCTCTGTTTCAGAGTACAACGACCCTACCCACACCGTGGCGGTCAGCATTCCAACGGCAGTGGATATCGCCGTCAGCGTCAGCTATGCTTATACCAATGGTTCGGCTCCAACCGCAACTATGGGCAATGACTATACCGCGGTGAATGGCACGGCGACCATTGCTGCGGGCAGTACTTCAGTGAATATTTCAATTCCGATTCTGGACAACAGCACGGAAGAAAATGATGAAACATTTAAGATTACGTTGAGCGGTCCAGTGGGCGGTTCTTTGGGGGCCAATACCGTTCACACTGTGACGATCACTGATGACGAAGCTCCACCGCTGGTGACCATTCAGGATGTTTATGTTGTGGAAGGTGCAGCCACCAGCTTGATGGCAACCCTGTCGCATCCAACAGACAAAGGTGCTGTGGCAATCAACTGGACTCGTGACACTTGCGCGGGTGTAGATTGTGCGACTTCGGGGACTGATTATACGATGGCTGTGACTTCCGGTACAGCTTCGGTTCCGTCGGGATCGACGTCCATCACCTTTGGAAGTCTGACCACCATCAACAATGCGGCGGACGAGCTGTATAAACGCATTCCAATTAAAATCACTGGCATCACCGGTGGTACATCTTATATCTCCAATGCAGATATTTATATCAACGACAACGACAGTCCCGCAGGTAAAGACGCCACCGATGTTGTGATCGGTGACAATCATACCTGCGCCGTTACAAGCAATGGAAATGTCTATTGCTGGGGCCACAACGGCGCGGGTGCACTGGGACAAGGAAATTACTACCCAAGTTCCTCACCCCTTCAGGTTTCCCTGCCGGCCCCAGCTGTGTCCATTGCCTCTCACTATAACAACGTTTGTGCGGCGCTAAACACCGGCGCTCTGTACTGCTGGGGTCAGGGCAATCACGGCACCTATCCTGGTGGCGGATTCACCGGGACAAACTCTCTATCCACTCGTTTGTTGCCTACTTTGGTCACGGGAATGAGTTCCGGTGTCACCCAGGTCAGCGTGGGCTGGGGCAATTCATGCGCCATCCAAAATGGCGCGGTTTATTGCTGGGGTATAAAAGAAGGCGGCATTCTTGGTGATCCTGCAACGGCCTCAGCGACGATGGTGCCGGTGGCAATACCAAGTCTGAACACCGGCGTCACAAAAATCGTAAATGGTCAGTTCCATGCCTGTGCGATCAAGGCAGGCGCCCTTTACTGCTGGGGTCAAAACTCCAACGGTGAAGTGGGTGTCGGTTCTATTGCTGTGGTTAGTACTCCAACTGCCATTGCCGGACTGGGAACAGTTACTGATGTTTGGGCGGGTTATTATGGCACTTGCGCCAAAAACAGTTCCAATCAGGTTTATTGCTGGGGTAACAACTCAGACAATCAACTGGTCAGTAATACCACTGCCGACGTCACCTCACCGCTGCTCATGGCGGAACTGGCCGGATCCACCGATATTTACTATGGCATTCAGTTCTGTGCTGCTATCGCGGGCGATCTACACTGCAGAGGCAGAAACTACTTTGGTGAAGCCGGCATCAACCAGCCGACCGGAACTTCTGTCATACCTTTGACGCCTGTTGTAGGTGGTGCTGGCGGAGTCACCGCGGTCGCGGGCTCCACGGGTGCGCACACTTGCTTCGTGCGCAGCGGACAGGTTTATTGCACAGGCTTCTCTGGTTTCGGTCAGCATGGCGACACCCAGACTTTGCAGTCCAATGCTCATGTTCTCAGTCCAAAATTCAGCGGCGCAAGCTCCATTTCCCTTTTCACAGAGCATGCATGCGGGATCTTCAGTGGTGCCGTCAAGTGTCTGGGGGACAGCTACTATAACAAAACTGGAAATCTGCTAACCGACCGTATTTATCAAGCGCCAACTCAGGTAAAAAATCTGACTTCCGGTGCCACTAAAATTGTGACCACCAGCGTAGGTTCCTGCGCCATCGTTTCCGGCGGTGTTCAATGTTGGGGACGCAACTATATCCGTGCTTCTGGATCCACATCTGGAAATCCCAATGTACCAGCCGGCTTGTCTTCCGGGGTCACTGAACTCGCGATGAGCATGGGAAGCACCGTCTGCGCCGTCGCTGGTGGAAAACTTTACTGCTGGGGCCAAGTGGATATAATTCCTTACTTTGATCTTGCCGCGGACTTCTATTACGCGCCCGTAGAGATCACCTCTGCGGGGACGAACAACGTATCTGTCACCATGGGTCGCCATCATGGCTGCGTTCTAAAGGCTGACAAAACTGTTTGGTGTACGGGATACAACTCTCAAGGACAGCTGGGCATGGGCGACAATACGGACCGACCTGGTCTGCATCAAGTTGCCGGTTTGACGAATGTTGATGAACTGCAGGCTTCCAGTTACGGAACCTGCGCCCGTATTGGCACAACCTCCATAAAATGCTGGGGGCAAACTACCGGAAATGGAACAACGACCAGCGCTAAAACTCCGATTGATATTGGAAGCTTCACCAACGTAACAAGACTGGTCAGCGGTTATACAAACCACTGTGCCATTAACAATGGAGCCGCCTATTGCTGGGGCTTCAACCGCTATGACCAACACGGCCTGAACGACTATCAGACAAATGAATATCACTATTCACCCACCGCACTTACCAGTCTCAACGCTTTTGGAACGGTCACTGACCTGGAAGTTCGAGGCTCTTATGGGATCTGCGGTAAAGTGGGAACCAACTGGTACTGCTCTGGTATCGACACCAATAGCGAGCTTGGAACGAACAGAAAGCCATTCCGCCTGGCGCCGGTGTCCATGGGCCCATTCCCGAATTAG
- a CDS encoding HAD family hydrolase — MAWLSQLVFLAFVLVSFSVHAAGTDPLPSWHDGKLKKSIIDFVSEVTQKQSSRFVPPEDRIATFDNDGTLWSEVPTIEVEFTKNRLQEALKKNPALKKQEPYVSLLKGVPVTQLTQKQILEIFSLTHAGMSEEEFSREVREFFKTALHPKLQVPYTQAVYQPMLELLAYLRANEFTLFISSGGEISFMREVATTIYGVPSQNIIGSYFVDKLEERNGRLVAVRTSALALVNDKENKPIGILRHIGRRPIFSVGNERNGGDIAHLRFSRESTLPNFQIMINHDDEAREAAYSEKDNASLAAAKKFGFKVLSIKNDWKQVFPSQKSIAKDF; from the coding sequence ATGGCTTGGCTGTCACAGCTTGTCTTCTTGGCATTCGTTTTGGTTTCATTTTCCGTTCATGCCGCGGGCACGGACCCGCTGCCATCCTGGCATGACGGCAAACTGAAAAAATCAATCATCGACTTTGTTTCTGAAGTCACCCAGAAGCAGAGTTCCCGTTTTGTCCCGCCGGAGGACCGCATTGCCACCTTCGATAACGATGGCACCCTGTGGTCGGAAGTTCCAACTATCGAGGTGGAGTTCACCAAAAACCGACTGCAAGAGGCGTTGAAAAAAAATCCCGCCCTTAAAAAGCAGGAACCTTATGTCAGTCTTTTAAAAGGGGTTCCGGTCACGCAGCTGACTCAGAAGCAGATTCTGGAAATATTTTCCCTGACCCACGCGGGTATGAGCGAAGAGGAGTTTTCCCGGGAGGTGCGCGAATTTTTCAAGACCGCGCTTCATCCAAAACTGCAGGTGCCTTACACGCAAGCCGTGTATCAGCCGATGCTGGAGCTTTTGGCCTATCTTCGCGCCAATGAATTCACGCTGTTTATCAGTTCGGGCGGAGAGATATCCTTCATGCGGGAAGTGGCAACCACGATTTACGGCGTGCCCTCGCAGAATATCATCGGTTCTTATTTCGTCGACAAACTGGAGGAAAGAAACGGGCGACTGGTCGCCGTCAGGACATCGGCACTGGCGCTTGTCAATGACAAGGAAAACAAGCCCATCGGAATTTTACGCCACATCGGCAGACGCCCGATTTTTTCTGTCGGCAACGAGCGCAACGGAGGGGACATCGCTCACTTGCGTTTTTCCCGGGAATCCACTTTGCCGAACTTTCAGATCATGATCAATCATGATGACGAGGCCCGGGAGGCCGCTTACAGCGAAAAGGACAATGCTTCGCTGGCGGCAGCCAAAAAGTTCGGATTCAAAGTTTTAAGTATTAAGAATGACTGGAAGCAGGTCTTTCCGTCACAGAAATCAATTGCGAAGGATTTTTAG
- a CDS encoding arylsulfatase — MVKSQESQKSQRKESGDGKGRKPNILVIMGDDIGITNLSCYSRGMMGYHTPNIDRIAQEGMMFTDSYGEQSCTAGRAAFMTGQSVFRTGLSKVGLPGAQVGIKSEDPTIAALLKPLGYATGQFGKNHFGDRNEYLPTVHGFDEFYGNLYHLNAEEDPEDPDYPKGHLFRDRFLPRGVLRCKATDKDDPTVHERWGRVGKQTIEDTGPLTRKRMETCDDDFVDAAKDFISRQNSDGNPWFVWLNTTHMHLRTHTKPESIGQAGPGQSPYHDTMIDHDKNVGQMLDHLDALGISEDTIVLYTTDNGPHMNTWPDGAMTPFRSEKNTNWEGAFRVPLLLRWPGQVKEGSISNEIVQHHDWLPTFLAAAGEPDVVNKLLGGHQAGENKYRVHIDGYNLVPYLTGEEKESPRKGFIYFSDDGDLVALRFQNWKMVFMEQRKAGTLGVWAEPFTPLRVPKLFNLRTDPFERADVTSNTYWDWYMSKAYIIMAAQAIVAKFLETFAEYPPRQKAASFTIDQIMEKMSNAAGYAHQDSTGKNIKESPESHREAGQGMPPVKGRQDEGEQRRSTH; from the coding sequence ATGGTTAAGTCCCAGGAATCTCAAAAATCTCAAAGAAAAGAAAGTGGCGACGGCAAGGGCAGGAAGCCCAATATCCTCGTCATCATGGGTGATGATATCGGCATCACCAACTTAAGCTGCTACAGCCGCGGAATGATGGGTTATCACACCCCGAATATCGATCGAATTGCTCAAGAGGGAATGATGTTCACGGATTCCTACGGCGAACAAAGCTGCACAGCGGGACGCGCCGCCTTTATGACGGGACAAAGTGTGTTCCGCACGGGGCTGTCCAAGGTGGGACTGCCCGGGGCGCAAGTGGGAATTAAAAGTGAGGACCCAACCATTGCGGCTTTGCTGAAACCCCTGGGGTATGCGACCGGCCAGTTTGGTAAAAACCATTTTGGTGATCGCAATGAATATCTTCCTACTGTTCATGGCTTTGATGAGTTTTACGGTAATCTTTATCACCTGAATGCGGAAGAGGATCCGGAAGATCCTGATTATCCAAAAGGACATCTGTTCAGAGATCGCTTTCTGCCTCGCGGAGTTTTGCGTTGTAAGGCCACGGATAAAGACGATCCAACTGTGCATGAGCGCTGGGGCCGTGTCGGCAAACAAACTATCGAAGATACCGGTCCGCTGACCAGAAAACGCATGGAAACCTGTGACGATGATTTTGTTGATGCCGCTAAGGACTTTATTTCCCGACAAAATTCGGACGGAAATCCTTGGTTCGTCTGGTTGAACACCACTCACATGCATTTGCGCACGCACACCAAACCTGAAAGTATCGGTCAGGCCGGGCCGGGGCAGTCGCCATATCATGACACCATGATTGATCATGACAAAAACGTCGGACAAATGCTGGATCATCTTGATGCTTTGGGTATCAGCGAAGACACAATCGTGCTGTATACGACGGATAACGGACCTCATATGAATACCTGGCCGGATGGGGCTATGACTCCTTTCCGCAGCGAGAAAAATACGAACTGGGAAGGGGCTTTCCGGGTTCCATTGTTACTTCGCTGGCCGGGACAGGTGAAGGAAGGGTCCATTTCAAATGAAATTGTTCAGCATCACGACTGGTTGCCGACATTCCTGGCTGCCGCCGGTGAACCCGATGTCGTCAATAAACTGTTGGGCGGTCATCAAGCCGGAGAAAACAAGTACCGCGTTCATATCGATGGTTATAATCTGGTTCCGTATTTGACCGGTGAAGAAAAAGAAAGCCCGCGCAAAGGATTTATTTATTTCAGTGATGACGGGGATCTTGTAGCCCTTCGTTTCCAGAATTGGAAGATGGTATTCATGGAGCAGCGAAAAGCCGGAACATTGGGTGTGTGGGCGGAACCATTCACCCCACTGCGTGTGCCGAAGCTCTTCAATTTGCGCACGGATCCATTTGAACGTGCTGATGTGACTTCCAATACCTATTGGGATTGGTACATGAGCAAAGCCTATATCATTATGGCAGCTCAGGCCATTGTCGCAAAATTCCTGGAAACTTTTGCCGAGTATCCGCCTCGTCAAAAGGCGGCCAGCTTCACCATTGATCAGATCATGGAAAAAATGAGCAACGCCGCTGGCTATGCCCATCAGGATTCCACAGGAAAAAACATCAAAGAATCCCCCGAGTCCCATCGCGAAGCGGGGCAGGGCATGCCGCCTGTAAAAGGCAGACAGGATGAAGGTGAGCAACGCAGAAGTACTCATTAG